The following are from one region of the Streptomyces decoyicus genome:
- a CDS encoding C15 family peptidase codes for MRRIRTRIGALGVALLATVPLSLTAPAAAAAPADVTVEEGRLTQAAPQEILRRSGFGAVDREFGRGLARVTTYEQARRYVADEGRALWRRAVDRAQGRGPDGGDLSRDDDRPLYWARLGMTKQLRQWKPDFALTESARRALLGSLERGSRGQDSIELPAGKHILRIVVTGFDPFQLDADARRSNPSGAAALALDGTTVRTASGQPARIETAVFPVRWADFADGTVERTLLPHFRSGPRQADLFTTVSQGRPGRFDVERTNGAWRGGYPDNARDSRTETVPIPAGVPTVRPQPQWTTTSLPYARIVAAGTGPFPVADHTEVTEIPAGGTGPVVRPDGPTPGSTARAGGGGDYLSNEIAYRATLLRDAVRPALPGGHLHTPVLEFGPGNTGPANGQVTDPVFVQNRVAITGQVRAIVTVAAAQVAAARGARG; via the coding sequence ATGAGACGCATACGTACCAGGATCGGCGCGCTCGGTGTCGCGCTGCTGGCCACCGTCCCACTGTCCCTGACGGCACCGGCCGCCGCGGCCGCCCCGGCGGATGTCACGGTGGAGGAGGGCCGGCTGACGCAGGCCGCGCCGCAGGAGATCCTGCGGCGCAGTGGATTCGGCGCGGTGGATCGGGAGTTCGGGCGCGGGCTGGCACGGGTGACCACGTACGAGCAGGCCCGGCGCTATGTCGCGGACGAGGGGCGGGCGCTGTGGCGGCGGGCCGTGGACCGGGCGCAGGGGCGCGGGCCCGACGGCGGCGACCTGAGCCGGGACGACGACCGGCCGCTGTACTGGGCCCGGCTGGGGATGACGAAGCAACTACGGCAGTGGAAGCCTGACTTCGCACTGACCGAGTCCGCGCGCCGCGCCCTCCTCGGGTCGCTGGAGCGGGGTTCGCGCGGCCAGGACTCGATCGAACTGCCCGCCGGCAAGCACATCCTGCGGATCGTGGTGACCGGGTTCGACCCGTTCCAGCTGGACGCCGACGCGCGGCGCAGCAACCCGTCGGGGGCCGCGGCGCTCGCACTGGACGGGACGACGGTGCGTACCGCCTCGGGGCAGCCGGCCCGGATCGAGACCGCGGTCTTCCCCGTACGGTGGGCCGACTTCGCCGACGGCACCGTGGAGCGCACGCTGCTGCCGCACTTCCGGAGCGGGCCGCGGCAGGCCGACCTGTTCACGACGGTCAGCCAGGGGCGGCCGGGCCGGTTCGACGTCGAGCGGACCAACGGGGCCTGGCGGGGCGGCTATCCGGACAATGCGCGGGACTCCCGTACGGAGACCGTGCCGATTCCGGCGGGGGTGCCGACCGTACGGCCGCAGCCGCAGTGGACGACCACCAGCCTGCCGTACGCGCGGATCGTGGCGGCCGGGACCGGGCCCTTCCCGGTGGCCGACCACACCGAGGTCACCGAGATCCCGGCGGGCGGCACCGGACCGGTCGTGCGGCCGGACGGCCCGACGCCGGGCTCCACGGCCCGTGCCGGGGGCGGCGGGGACTATCTGTCCAACGAGATCGCCTACCGGGCGACCCTGCTGAGGGATGCGGTGCGCCCGGCGCTCCCGGGCGGGCATCTGCACACTCCCGTGCTGGAGTTCGGCCCCGGCAACACGGGCCCGGCGAACGGCCAGGTGACCGATCCGGTCTTCGTGCAGAACCGGGTCGCGATCACCGGGCAGGTGCGGGCGATCGTGACGGTGGCGGCGGCGCAGGTCGCGGCGGCACGGGGCGCACGGGGATAG
- a CDS encoding TetR/AcrR family transcriptional regulator, with translation MTARDQDGPRRGGAGARQGGGGREAQRAERREALLEAAMELIAERGYRRTSLAAVAERAGLTQQGLLHHFPTKELLLVGVLEARDRWDLASAAAASDTLRTDALAQLVDYNATRPGIVRTYTVLSADSVTEDHPARAFFESRFRAVRASMAEVLRAEYGDTLPGGLTPERAAPLLTAVMDGLQLQWLLDPDEVDMPAAFRDFLALLGRGEDDGDGSGEEPGGG, from the coding sequence GTGACTGCACGAGACCAGGACGGACCCCGCCGCGGCGGGGCGGGTGCCCGACAGGGCGGTGGCGGGCGGGAGGCCCAGCGCGCGGAGCGGCGCGAGGCCCTCCTGGAGGCCGCCATGGAGCTCATCGCCGAACGCGGCTACCGCCGCACCTCGCTCGCCGCCGTCGCCGAGCGCGCCGGACTGACCCAGCAGGGGCTGCTGCACCACTTCCCGACGAAGGAACTGCTGCTGGTCGGCGTGCTGGAGGCGCGCGACCGCTGGGACCTGGCCTCGGCCGCCGCGGCGTCCGACACCTTGCGCACCGACGCCCTCGCCCAGCTCGTCGACTACAACGCCACCCGCCCCGGCATCGTCCGGACCTACACGGTGCTGTCCGCCGACAGCGTCACTGAGGACCACCCCGCCCGCGCCTTCTTCGAATCCCGTTTCCGCGCCGTACGGGCCTCGATGGCCGAGGTGCTGCGGGCCGAGTACGGCGACACCCTGCCCGGCGGCCTGACCCCGGAGCGGGCGGCGCCGCTGCTGACCGCCGTGATGGACGGGCTGCAACTGCAATGGCTGCTGGACCCGGACGAGGTGGACATGCCGGCGGCGTTCCGGGACTTCCTGGCGCTGCTCGGGCGCGGGGAGGACGACGGCGACGGATCCGGCGAGGAGCCGGGCGGGGGCTGA
- a CDS encoding aldose epimerase family protein has translation MRTQVSREPFGTLDDGARVDRWTLESGPAGLRVRILTYGGIVQTVEAPDRDGVRGQLALGFADLASYAAHGGSHFGALVGRYANRIAGASFVLDGRTCALTPNNGRHSLHGGPGGFSRVVWDAREVDGGVQLHRVSPDGEEGFPGALDVRVTYTLSPGALRIVSRATTDAPTVVNLTNHTYLNLGGDGSGSAAGHELRLAASRYTPVDGTGIPVPGAPADVTGTRFDFRAARAVAGAYDHNFALDGGVREAPRTVAELYDPRSGRALELATTEPGLQLYTADHLDGTLTGTSGVPYGPAAGLALETQHFPDSPNRPDFPSTALLPGESYRSETVYAFSVRPQGAGDP, from the coding sequence ATGAGGACGCAGGTCAGCAGGGAACCCTTCGGCACGCTGGACGACGGCGCCCGCGTCGACCGCTGGACCCTGGAGTCGGGCCCCGCAGGGCTACGGGTCCGCATCCTCACCTACGGCGGGATCGTCCAGACGGTGGAGGCGCCGGACCGGGACGGGGTGCGGGGGCAGCTGGCGCTGGGCTTCGCCGACCTCGCGTCGTATGCCGCGCACGGCGGGTCGCACTTCGGTGCGCTGGTCGGGCGGTACGCGAACCGGATCGCCGGGGCGTCCTTCGTCCTCGACGGCAGGACCTGCGCGCTGACGCCGAACAACGGGCGCCACAGCCTGCACGGCGGGCCGGGCGGCTTCTCCCGGGTGGTGTGGGACGCCCGGGAGGTCGACGGTGGTGTGCAGCTGCACCGGGTCAGCCCGGACGGCGAGGAGGGCTTCCCCGGCGCCCTGGACGTGCGCGTGACGTACACCCTCTCCCCCGGCGCGCTGCGTATCGTCTCGCGCGCGACGACCGACGCGCCGACCGTCGTCAACCTCACCAACCACACGTACCTCAATCTGGGTGGGGACGGCAGCGGCAGCGCCGCCGGTCATGAGCTGCGGCTGGCGGCCTCCCGGTACACGCCGGTCGACGGCACCGGCATTCCGGTGCCCGGCGCGCCCGCCGACGTCACCGGCACCCGCTTCGACTTCCGGGCGGCGCGCGCGGTGGCAGGCGCGTACGACCACAACTTCGCGCTGGACGGCGGGGTCCGCGAGGCCCCGCGCACGGTCGCGGAGCTGTACGACCCGCGCTCGGGCCGCGCTCTGGAGCTGGCCACCACCGAGCCCGGACTCCAGCTCTACACCGCAGATCACCTCGACGGCACCCTGACCGGAACGTCGGGCGTCCCCTACGGCCCGGCGGCCGGTCTCGCCCTGGAGACCCAGCACTTCCCGGACTCCCCGAACCGTCCGGACTTCCCCAGCACGGCGCTGCTGCCCGGCGAGAGCTATCGCTCGGAGACGGTGTACGCGTTCTCGGTGCGGCCGCAGGGTGCGGGGGACCCCTAA
- a CDS encoding ribokinase: MYDVLVVGSANADLTVRVERRPGAGETVTGTDLVESAGGKGANQAAAAARIGGRTALLARVGGDAYGELLLRAQHDAGTDVSPVIVDDAARTGTAMIIVDPDGDNSIVVSPGANAALTPQDVAAAKDTIAAAAVVSLQLEIPMESVRAAASAAEQAGTRVVLNPSPAPEAAALAPELLAVADPLVVNEHEARQLSGLVDGTPAEWAQALRERGARSVVVTLGGDGALVLDASGAADVPGVRVKAVDTTGAGDAFTGALATRLARGDALPEAARFAVRVGAAAVTKPGAQPSYPTRAELEALAPELPQG; this comes from the coding sequence ATGTATGACGTCCTGGTGGTCGGCTCGGCCAACGCGGATCTGACGGTACGGGTCGAGCGGCGCCCCGGCGCGGGCGAGACCGTGACCGGCACGGACCTGGTCGAATCGGCCGGCGGCAAGGGGGCCAACCAGGCGGCCGCCGCGGCCCGGATCGGCGGCCGCACCGCACTGCTGGCGCGGGTCGGCGGCGACGCATACGGCGAACTGCTGCTGCGCGCCCAGCACGACGCGGGCACCGATGTCTCACCGGTGATCGTGGACGACGCGGCCCGCACCGGCACCGCCATGATCATCGTCGACCCGGACGGCGACAACAGCATCGTGGTCTCGCCCGGCGCGAACGCCGCCCTCACCCCGCAGGACGTGGCCGCCGCGAAGGACACCATCGCCGCCGCCGCGGTGGTCTCCCTCCAGCTGGAGATCCCCATGGAGTCCGTACGGGCCGCCGCCTCGGCCGCCGAGCAGGCCGGCACCCGCGTCGTCCTCAACCCCTCCCCGGCGCCCGAGGCGGCCGCGCTGGCCCCCGAACTCCTCGCGGTGGCCGACCCGTTGGTCGTCAACGAGCACGAGGCGCGGCAGCTCTCCGGGCTCGTCGACGGCACGCCCGCCGAGTGGGCGCAGGCGCTGCGCGAGAGGGGCGCCCGCTCCGTCGTGGTCACCCTCGGCGGCGACGGCGCGCTGGTCCTGGACGCCTCGGGAGCCGCGGACGTCCCGGGCGTACGGGTCAAGGCCGTGGACACCACCGGCGCCGGCGACGCCTTCACCGGCGCCCTCGCCACCCGCCTGGCCCGCGGCGACGCACTGCCCGAGGCGGCGCGCTTCGCCGTACGGGTGGGCGCCGCCGCCGTCACCAAGCCGGGCGCCCAGCCGTCCTATCCGACCCGGGCGGAACTGGAGGCACTGGCGCCCGAGCTGCCGCAGGGCTGA
- a CDS encoding nitrilase-related carbon-nitrogen hydrolase: MIIAAAQFTPVPGDIEANAARMAALITEAAERGAGLVLFSELALTHYDRHLIAADVAGMTVTEDDARLAPVREACRATGVAAVVNAAGRTGGDGDRPAISSFVLGPDGTLLTRYDKIHLFKGEGEGASAGESESALFAPGTADGRFTLGGIRFALATCFDNSFPEVPARAAADGCRVYLASSFHDSAQRVAQYGQLAREHGLHVLLANGTGTGHSGPGCGLSGVWLPSGERVAAAAEWSGPVPGDGAELVLSDVRDLITLMADPAVAAIPVQECGEPLVDVRTAAPELLVADLQDDERGAYAQLREEVLKRLLAAQRALPDGLRLKIVEGYRPLELQRRYFEEYVDELRALHPDRDAEGLHEAASRYVSPPGIAPHSAGGAVDVTLVTTEGEDVDMGTPIDAGPEESDGACYTGAPDLSPAARAHRRVLNAALNSAGLVNYPTEWWHWSYGDRYWALATGADHALYGPKEWDGPTEGDGR; encoded by the coding sequence ATGATCATTGCCGCCGCACAATTCACCCCCGTACCGGGCGACATCGAGGCCAACGCCGCACGGATGGCCGCGCTCATCACCGAGGCCGCCGAGCGCGGCGCGGGCCTCGTGCTCTTCTCCGAACTCGCGCTGACGCACTACGACCGGCACCTGATAGCCGCCGATGTGGCGGGCATGACGGTGACGGAGGACGATGCCCGGCTGGCTCCCGTACGGGAGGCCTGCCGGGCGACCGGGGTCGCGGCGGTCGTGAACGCGGCGGGGCGGACCGGCGGTGACGGGGACCGTCCGGCGATCTCCTCGTTCGTCCTCGGACCGGACGGCACGCTGCTCACCCGTTACGACAAGATCCATCTGTTCAAGGGAGAGGGCGAAGGAGCGAGTGCAGGGGAGAGCGAGAGCGCGCTCTTCGCGCCGGGCACCGCCGACGGCCGCTTCACCCTGGGCGGCATCCGGTTCGCCCTCGCCACCTGCTTCGACAACAGCTTCCCCGAGGTGCCGGCGCGGGCCGCGGCGGACGGCTGCCGGGTGTATCTCGCCAGCTCCTTCCACGACTCGGCACAGCGGGTGGCGCAGTACGGGCAACTGGCGCGCGAGCACGGGCTGCACGTGCTGCTCGCCAACGGCACGGGGACCGGGCACTCCGGTCCGGGGTGCGGCCTCAGCGGCGTCTGGCTGCCGTCCGGCGAGCGGGTGGCGGCGGCCGCCGAGTGGAGCGGGCCGGTGCCGGGTGACGGCGCGGAGCTGGTGCTGAGCGATGTCCGCGACCTGATCACGCTGATGGCCGACCCGGCGGTGGCCGCGATCCCCGTCCAGGAGTGCGGTGAGCCGCTGGTGGACGTGCGGACCGCGGCGCCCGAGCTGCTGGTGGCCGACCTCCAGGACGACGAGCGGGGCGCCTACGCGCAGCTGCGCGAGGAGGTGCTGAAGCGGCTGCTGGCGGCGCAGCGGGCGCTGCCGGACGGGCTGCGGCTGAAGATCGTCGAGGGCTACCGGCCACTGGAACTGCAACGCCGCTACTTCGAGGAGTACGTGGACGAACTCCGGGCCCTGCACCCCGACCGGGATGCCGAGGGTCTCCATGAGGCCGCCAGCCGCTATGTGTCGCCGCCCGGGATCGCCCCGCACAGTGCCGGTGGCGCGGTGGACGTCACCCTCGTCACCACGGAGGGCGAGGACGTCGACATGGGGACTCCGATCGATGCCGGCCCGGAGGAGAGCGACGGCGCCTGCTACACGGGTGCCCCGGATCTGAGTCCCGCGGCCCGCGCCCACCGGCGGGTGCTGAACGCCGCCCTGAACTCCGCCGGGCTGGTCAACTACCCGACCGAGTGGTGGCACTGGTCCTACGGCGACCGTTACTGGGCCCTGGCGACCGGCGCGGATCATGCGCTGTACGGGCCGAAGGAGTGGGACGGACCGACGGAGGGGGACGGGCGGTGA
- a CDS encoding DUF4097 family beta strand repeat-containing protein: MARLRVPHLVLSCAALTVLTTGCSLSGYGPTKDAERTYTVRGTVTALSATTHGGNIEVVPIDAGGSVKVTEKYVYNDQKPNPDHGVKGGRLTLKAADCGMGRRCEVNYRVLLPRNASVDLRTSGGDITVHGAAGGIAAETSGGDITVADSTARTAKAKTSGGDVDLALSAAPDEVSGRTSGGNVTIRLPKGSYAVNATTSGGTRKVSVPTDEGSAHKVTARTSGGDVSVVTS, encoded by the coding sequence ATGGCCCGCCTCCGCGTTCCCCATCTCGTGCTGTCCTGTGCGGCGTTGACCGTGCTGACGACCGGCTGCTCGCTGTCGGGTTACGGCCCGACGAAGGACGCGGAGCGGACGTACACCGTGCGCGGCACGGTCACCGCGCTGTCGGCGACGACGCACGGCGGGAACATCGAGGTCGTGCCGATCGACGCCGGCGGGTCGGTCAAGGTGACGGAGAAGTATGTGTACAACGACCAGAAGCCGAACCCCGACCACGGGGTCAAGGGCGGACGGCTGACGCTCAAGGCCGCGGACTGCGGCATGGGGCGCAGGTGCGAGGTGAACTACCGGGTGCTGCTGCCGCGCAACGCCTCGGTCGACCTGCGCACCAGCGGTGGGGACATCACCGTCCACGGCGCCGCGGGCGGGATCGCCGCGGAGACCAGCGGCGGGGACATCACCGTCGCGGACTCCACGGCCCGCACGGCGAAGGCGAAGACCAGCGGCGGAGATGTCGACCTCGCGCTGTCCGCGGCGCCCGACGAGGTGTCGGGCCGGACCAGCGGAGGCAATGTCACCATCCGCCTCCCGAAGGGTTCGTATGCGGTGAATGCCACGACCAGCGGCGGCACCCGCAAGGTCTCCGTCCCGACGGACGAGGGCTCCGCACACAAGGTGACGGCCCGGACGAGCGGCGGTGATGTGTCGGTGGTGACCTCATGA
- a CDS encoding LppU/SCO3897 family protein: MATPPPPHGPYPHAQPPAGPYPQQPAGSYPQQPAGSYPQQPAGAAPHQPPGAAPHQPPGAYPHQPAGPYAPQPGHPAQAPYPYAQQHPHPHPQAYAAAPGCQLCGAQPAVQATVRGHQGLLFLMRFLSRRGMFCRSCGLATYREMSAKTLWQGWWSPLSVAITPLTLLMNLGPRSRFRKLAAPVGGFGPSLDPGKSLLRRPEALLFLVPMALVVLAIPTLFVLGAFVQGAGIGKVPTLAVGDCVRNEGDWKDQDLEVVDCGSADAEYKVTRRLDAPKDECADGELLADLEYSPDKMTVSCLAPAR, from the coding sequence GTGGCCACCCCGCCACCACCGCACGGCCCGTACCCGCACGCCCAGCCGCCCGCGGGGCCCTACCCGCAACAGCCGGCGGGGTCCTACCCACAACAGCCGGCGGGGTCCTACCCGCAACAGCCCGCCGGTGCCGCCCCGCACCAGCCGCCGGGTGCCGCCCCGCACCAGCCGCCGGGTGCCTACCCGCACCAGCCTGCCGGCCCGTATGCGCCGCAGCCGGGACACCCGGCCCAGGCCCCGTACCCGTACGCCCAGCAGCACCCGCACCCGCACCCGCAGGCGTACGCCGCCGCCCCGGGGTGCCAACTCTGCGGTGCTCAGCCCGCCGTGCAGGCCACCGTGCGCGGGCATCAGGGCCTCCTCTTCCTGATGCGGTTCCTCAGCCGCCGCGGCATGTTCTGCCGCTCCTGCGGGCTGGCCACCTACCGCGAGATGTCCGCGAAGACGCTGTGGCAGGGCTGGTGGAGCCCGTTGTCCGTGGCCATCACCCCGCTCACCCTGCTGATGAACCTCGGTCCCCGGAGCCGCTTCCGCAAACTGGCCGCCCCCGTAGGCGGCTTCGGGCCCTCGCTCGACCCGGGCAAGTCGCTGCTGCGCCGGCCGGAAGCGCTGCTGTTCCTGGTGCCGATGGCCCTCGTGGTCCTGGCGATCCCGACCTTGTTCGTCCTCGGCGCGTTCGTCCAGGGGGCCGGCATCGGGAAGGTGCCCACCCTCGCCGTCGGTGACTGCGTACGCAACGAAGGCGACTGGAAGGACCAGGACCTGGAGGTCGTGGACTGCGGTTCGGCCGACGCGGAGTACAAGGTGACCCGCAGGCTCGACGCACCCAAGGACGAGTGCGCCGACGGTGAGCTGCTCGCCGACCTCGAATACAGCCCGGACAAGATGACGGTTTCCTGCCTCGCCCCCGCCCGCTAG
- a CDS encoding beta-glucosidase family protein, which yields MTDAQPHDPTDPTEPTGPTPPADADARRPARGRAQDHTAAVERALAALDLDTKAALLSGQDMWTLPAVPAIGLRSLVMSDGPVGVRGQEWNAEDPSVALPSPTALAATWDPGLARRAGHLLAQEARRKGVHVLLAPTVNLHRSPLGGRHFECYAEDPLLTGAIGAGYVRGVQEGGVGTTVKHFVGNDAETDRFTVDNRIAPRPLRELYLAPFEHIVEHARPWGVMTAYNQVNGATMTEHRALVQDVLRGEWGFDGVNVSDWTAARDTVRALRGGLDVAMPGPRTVYGAPLAEAVRAGEVAESEVDDAVRRVLLLAARTGCLEGVPAAVEPAEVPQGIDGRAVAREIARRGCVLLRNEPVGAERRALPVDATAVRRVAVIGAAARDARVLGGGSATVFPDAVLSPLEGLRAALPDDVEVTFALGAEPRTRVPYAREGFTLRARYLAADGQLLAEISRSDGQVRVMGRLPEGVTRQNLGAVELTGSFTPRSTGSHTLAVSGTGGLRLTVGGAVLFDGRCAPDGNDPFEAFMHPVERRLTAELTAGESVGITLRFVPGGPDLGEGLDGLNFALGHSAPQLDDDAEIAEAVRAAAGADVAIVVVATTDEVESEGFDRRDLRLPGRQDELVTRVAAANPHTIVVVNSGSPVELPWREQVPAVLLSWFPGQEAGAALADVLLGAHEPGGRLPTTWPARLADAPVSAVTPADGQLTYSEGVYIGYRAWQRSAPAPAYPFGHGLGYTDWEYESLDTTPDSVRVRVRNTGDRTGREVVQIYLAPTADAAPDAPERPARWLAGFAVVEAGPGESAEAEIPLPDRAFAVWDEGDGGGEAGDVGTAGDGGWRRVKGVYLVEAAHSVDDRRLTAEVTVG from the coding sequence ATGACCGACGCCCAGCCCCACGATCCCACTGATCCCACTGAACCCACTGGTCCTACTCCTCCCGCCGATGCCGACGCCCGCCGCCCTGCCCGTGGCCGCGCGCAGGACCACACCGCAGCGGTGGAGCGGGCGCTCGCCGCGCTCGACCTCGACACCAAGGCCGCACTGCTGTCCGGCCAGGACATGTGGACCCTGCCGGCCGTGCCCGCGATCGGGCTGCGGTCGCTGGTGATGTCGGACGGCCCCGTCGGGGTACGGGGCCAGGAGTGGAACGCCGAGGACCCCTCGGTCGCCCTGCCCAGCCCCACCGCGCTGGCCGCCACCTGGGACCCCGGGCTCGCCCGCCGGGCCGGCCACCTCCTCGCCCAGGAAGCCCGCCGCAAGGGCGTGCACGTACTCCTCGCGCCGACGGTCAACCTCCACCGCTCACCGCTGGGCGGCCGCCACTTCGAGTGCTATGCGGAAGACCCGCTGCTCACCGGCGCGATCGGCGCCGGGTATGTGCGCGGTGTGCAGGAAGGTGGTGTGGGCACGACGGTCAAGCACTTCGTCGGCAATGACGCGGAGACCGACCGGTTCACGGTCGACAACCGCATCGCCCCGCGCCCGCTGCGCGAGCTCTATCTCGCACCCTTCGAGCACATCGTCGAACACGCCCGGCCCTGGGGCGTCATGACCGCCTACAACCAGGTCAACGGCGCGACGATGACCGAACACCGCGCGCTCGTGCAGGACGTCCTCCGCGGCGAATGGGGCTTCGACGGCGTCAATGTCTCCGACTGGACGGCCGCCCGCGACACCGTGCGCGCCCTGCGCGGCGGCCTGGACGTGGCGATGCCGGGGCCCCGTACGGTCTACGGGGCGCCGCTCGCCGAGGCCGTCCGTGCGGGTGAGGTGGCCGAGTCGGAGGTGGACGACGCGGTGCGCCGGGTGCTGCTGCTCGCCGCCCGTACCGGATGTCTGGAGGGGGTGCCGGCGGCGGTCGAACCGGCCGAGGTGCCCCAGGGGATCGACGGCCGGGCGGTGGCCCGCGAGATCGCCCGGCGGGGGTGCGTACTGCTGCGCAACGAGCCGGTGGGCGCGGAGCGGCGGGCGCTGCCGGTCGACGCCACGGCCGTCCGCAGGGTCGCCGTCATCGGGGCGGCCGCGCGCGACGCCCGGGTGCTCGGCGGTGGTTCGGCGACCGTCTTCCCCGACGCGGTCCTCTCCCCGCTGGAGGGGCTGCGCGCCGCACTCCCCGACGACGTCGAGGTCACCTTCGCGCTCGGCGCGGAGCCGCGCACCCGGGTCCCGTACGCACGTGAAGGTTTCACGCTGCGCGCCCGCTACCTGGCCGCCGATGGCCAACTGCTCGCCGAGATTTCCCGGTCCGACGGCCAGGTGCGGGTGATGGGCCGCCTGCCCGAGGGCGTCACCCGGCAGAACCTGGGCGCCGTCGAGCTGACCGGCAGCTTCACCCCGCGGAGCACCGGCAGCCACACCCTCGCCGTCTCCGGCACCGGCGGGCTGCGGCTGACCGTCGGCGGTGCGGTCCTCTTCGACGGCCGCTGCGCGCCGGACGGCAATGACCCGTTCGAGGCCTTCATGCACCCCGTCGAGCGGCGGCTGACGGCGGAGCTGACGGCGGGTGAGAGCGTCGGGATCACCCTGCGGTTCGTGCCCGGCGGCCCGGACCTCGGCGAGGGCCTGGACGGGCTGAACTTCGCCCTCGGCCACAGTGCACCGCAGCTCGATGACGACGCGGAGATCGCCGAGGCCGTCCGCGCCGCGGCCGGGGCCGATGTCGCGATCGTGGTCGTCGCCACCACCGACGAGGTCGAGTCCGAGGGCTTCGACCGCCGAGATCTTCGGCTGCCCGGCCGCCAGGACGAGCTGGTCACCCGGGTCGCCGCCGCCAACCCGCACACCATCGTGGTCGTCAACTCCGGCTCTCCGGTGGAGCTTCCGTGGCGCGAGCAGGTCCCTGCCGTGCTGCTGAGCTGGTTCCCCGGCCAGGAGGCCGGTGCGGCGCTGGCCGACGTCCTGCTCGGCGCCCACGAGCCGGGCGGCCGGCTCCCCACCACCTGGCCGGCCCGTCTCGCCGACGCCCCGGTCAGCGCCGTCACCCCGGCCGACGGCCAACTCACGTACTCCGAAGGGGTGTATATCGGCTACCGCGCCTGGCAGCGGTCCGCTCCCGCTCCCGCCTACCCCTTCGGCCACGGACTCGGCTACACCGACTGGGAGTACGAGTCGCTGGACACCACCCCCGACTCGGTGCGGGTGCGGGTGCGCAACACGGGCGACAGGACCGGACGCGAGGTCGTCCAGATCTATCTGGCGCCCACCGCGGACGCCGCCCCTGACGCTCCGGAGCGCCCGGCCCGCTGGCTGGCCGGCTTCGCCGTCGTCGAGGCAGGTCCCGGCGAGAGCGCGGAGGCCGAGATCCCGCTGCCGGACCGGGCCTTCGCGGTCTGGGACGAGGGCGACGGCGGCGGAGAAGCGGGGGACGTCGGGACGGCGGGGGACGGCGGCTGGCGCCGGGTCAAGGGCGTCTACCTCGTCGAGGCGGCGCACAGCGTCGACGACCGCAGGCTGACGGCCGAGGTCACGGTCGGCTGA